The Pseudomonas parafulva genome includes a window with the following:
- a CDS encoding VUT family protein, whose protein sequence is MLFLIAYISSVVLINYAFSSAPHLDVIWSAWGGLVFILRDMVQTRFGHGALVAMLAALVLSYVTSEPAIALASATAFFVSELIDWLVFSVTRRPLRDRLWLSSALSIPVDTFIFFGMIGALTPMVIGTAMASKFAGVTAVWLAMAFRARRAAVAG, encoded by the coding sequence ATGCTCTTTCTGATTGCCTATATCAGCAGTGTCGTGCTGATCAACTACGCCTTCTCCAGCGCCCCGCACCTGGACGTCATCTGGTCCGCCTGGGGTGGCCTGGTCTTCATCCTGCGCGACATGGTGCAGACCCGCTTCGGGCATGGGGCGCTGGTGGCCATGCTGGCGGCTCTGGTGCTGTCCTACGTCACCTCCGAGCCTGCCATCGCCCTGGCCAGCGCCACGGCGTTCTTTGTCTCCGAGCTGATCGACTGGCTGGTCTTCAGCGTCACCCGGCGGCCCCTGCGCGACCGGCTGTGGTTGAGCTCGGCATTAAGCATTCCGGTCGATACGTTCATCTTCTTCGGCATGATCGGTGCGCTCACACCGATGGTGATCGGCACCGCCATGGCGTCGAAGTTCGCCGGTGTCACGGCCGTCTGGCTGGCCATGGCATTTCGCGCCCGACGGGCTGCCGTGGCGGGCTGA
- a CDS encoding DUF1289 domain-containing protein, whose translation MSEVNERPVASPCVNICALDEQDICTGCQRSVAEIGQWGRMSNDERRGVLRRCHERATEAGLVL comes from the coding sequence ATGAGTGAGGTAAACGAGCGCCCGGTGGCGTCCCCCTGCGTCAACATCTGTGCCCTTGATGAGCAGGATATCTGTACCGGCTGCCAGCGCAGCGTGGCAGAGATAGGCCAATGGGGCCGTATGAGCAATGATGAGCGACGCGGTGTGCTCAGGCGTTGCCATGAGCGCGCTACCGAAGCCGGGCTGGTGCTCTAG
- a CDS encoding gamma carbonic anhydrase family protein, which translates to MKYRLGDLRVETHPTSWAAPNATLIGNVRLQAHASVWFGAVLRGDNELIDIGEGSNVQDGTVMHTDMGSPLTLGKGVTVGHNAMLHGCTVGDYSLIGINAVVLNGARIGKHCIIGANALIAEGKEIPDGSLVMGSPGKVVRELTEQQKRMLEASAAHYVHNAQRYGKELVPDDE; encoded by the coding sequence ATGAAATATCGCCTGGGCGACCTGCGGGTCGAGACTCATCCCACCAGTTGGGCTGCACCCAACGCCACGCTCATCGGCAATGTCCGTCTCCAGGCCCATGCCAGCGTCTGGTTTGGCGCTGTGCTGCGTGGTGACAACGAGCTGATCGACATCGGTGAAGGCAGCAACGTGCAGGACGGCACCGTGATGCATACCGACATGGGCTCGCCCCTGACCTTGGGTAAAGGCGTGACCGTTGGGCATAACGCCATGCTTCATGGCTGCACGGTGGGCGACTACAGCCTGATCGGCATCAACGCGGTCGTGCTCAATGGTGCACGTATCGGCAAGCACTGCATCATCGGCGCCAATGCCCTGATCGCCGAGGGCAAGGAGATTCCCGATGGTTCGCTGGTCATGGGCTCGCCCGGCAAGGTCGTGCGCGAGCTGACCGAACAACAGAAGCGCATGCTTGAGGCCAGCGCGGCGCACTATGTCCATAACGCCCAGCGCTACGGCAAGGAGCTGGTGCCCGACGATGAGTGA